A genome region from Gemmatimonadota bacterium includes the following:
- a CDS encoding DUF1592 domain-containing protein produces the protein MKTLPALAVTLGLVLVLPEHTNSRTPPRPAPAELNAVVKQYCGRCHNPTAKRGNLSLSAFDVGTAPAQSEVAEKVIAKLRSGMMPPPGSARPAPDTIAALVQSLELQLDSAFAANPNPGHRTFQRLNRAEYRASVKQLLGLELDAGIYLPPDTKSDNFDNIADVQALSPTLLDGYLRAASDISWLAMGNPRASAASHTYTVPKTASQVEHVEGTPFGTRGGISVEHIFPADGEYRFTMNFFHETTGAFAGGLARGEKLEVSIDGERAALLDIDRFMHASDPNGVSMSTDPVRVTAGPHRVSAAFVPPGFQGVVQDLISPLKYSLSSTSNATAYGFSLLPHLRDVTVKGPFVTTGVSETPVRRRLLTCRPATPAQARPCAQSIITRLATEAYRRPLTDEDRRGLMSLYDAASADGGFEAGVRGALEGLLASPDFVFRFERAPADATAGKAYRLRDIDLASRLSFFLWSSPPDRALLAAAQRGALSQPAGLEREVRRMLADPRASALSTRFAAQWLRLPDLDIVQPDVRQYPDFDEQLRRAMRRETEIFFDDLVRGDRNVLDLYRADYTFVNERLAQHYGIPNVAGDQFRRVQYSDTLRRGLLGHASVLTLTSHATRTSAVERGKWVMEVLLNSPPPPPPPGVPDLEATPGNQGARLLTVRERMEEHRKNPACSSCHKMMDPIGLAMEQFDVTGRVRLRDNGMPIDSRGDLWDGTKAQNLNQLQAALLRREETLLRTFTRNLMAYAVGRRVEAYDMPTVRQIVRDAAAQDHKMSAYILGVVRSPAFRMQRVEDAATKATDALQGAPSSSR, from the coding sequence ATGAAGACGTTGCCCGCGCTGGCCGTGACGCTCGGACTGGTGCTGGTGCTCCCGGAGCACACCAACTCACGAACGCCGCCGCGTCCCGCACCGGCCGAACTCAACGCCGTCGTCAAGCAGTATTGCGGGCGGTGTCACAACCCCACGGCCAAGCGCGGCAATCTCTCGCTGTCGGCCTTTGACGTCGGGACCGCCCCCGCGCAGTCCGAGGTCGCCGAGAAGGTGATCGCCAAGCTGCGCTCGGGAATGATGCCCCCACCGGGCTCGGCGCGCCCCGCCCCCGACACGATCGCGGCGCTCGTGCAGTCGCTCGAGCTGCAACTCGACTCGGCCTTCGCGGCCAACCCCAACCCCGGCCACCGCACCTTCCAGCGCCTCAACCGCGCCGAGTATCGCGCGTCGGTGAAGCAACTGCTCGGCCTGGAGCTCGACGCCGGCATCTACCTCCCGCCCGATACCAAGAGCGACAACTTCGACAACATCGCCGACGTGCAGGCGCTCTCGCCCACGCTGCTCGACGGCTACCTGCGGGCAGCGAGCGACATCAGCTGGCTCGCCATGGGGAACCCCAGGGCCAGCGCCGCGTCGCACACGTACACGGTCCCCAAGACGGCGTCGCAGGTGGAGCACGTCGAGGGAACACCGTTCGGCACGCGCGGGGGGATCTCGGTGGAACACATCTTCCCCGCCGACGGCGAGTATCGCTTCACGATGAACTTCTTCCACGAGACCACCGGCGCCTTTGCCGGCGGCCTCGCACGCGGCGAGAAGCTCGAGGTGTCCATCGACGGCGAGCGCGCCGCGCTCCTCGACATCGATCGTTTCATGCACGCCTCGGATCCCAATGGCGTCTCGATGTCGACCGATCCCGTGCGCGTGACGGCGGGTCCGCACCGTGTCTCGGCCGCCTTCGTCCCGCCCGGCTTCCAGGGGGTGGTGCAGGACCTCATCTCCCCGCTCAAGTATTCGCTGAGCAGCACGTCGAATGCGACGGCATACGGCTTCTCGCTCCTGCCGCACCTGCGCGACGTCACCGTCAAGGGACCGTTTGTCACCACGGGAGTGTCCGAAACGCCCGTGCGTCGCCGACTGCTCACCTGTCGGCCGGCCACGCCGGCGCAGGCGCGCCCGTGCGCGCAGTCAATCATCACGCGCCTTGCGACCGAGGCCTATCGCCGCCCGCTCACCGACGAAGATCGCCGCGGCCTGATGTCGCTGTACGACGCCGCCAGCGCCGACGGTGGCTTCGAGGCCGGTGTGCGCGGCGCGCTGGAGGGGCTCCTCGCCTCGCCCGACTTCGTCTTCCGCTTCGAACGCGCGCCGGCAGATGCAACGGCGGGCAAGGCGTATCGCCTGCGCGACATCGACCTGGCCTCGCGCCTCTCGTTCTTCCTCTGGTCATCCCCGCCCGACCGTGCGCTCCTCGCCGCCGCCCAGCGTGGGGCGCTGTCGCAGCCGGCCGGGCTCGAGCGCGAAGTGCGCCGCATGCTCGCCGACCCGCGGGCCAGCGCGCTCTCGACGCGCTTTGCCGCGCAGTGGTTGCGGCTGCCGGACCTCGACATCGTGCAGCCTGACGTCCGCCAGTATCCGGACTTCGACGAGCAGCTGCGCCGCGCCATGCGCCGCGAGACCGAGATCTTCTTCGACGATCTCGTGCGCGGCGATCGCAATGTGCTCGACCTCTATCGCGCCGACTACACCTTCGTGAACGAACGGTTGGCGCAGCACTACGGCATTCCCAATGTCGCCGGCGACCAGTTCCGTCGGGTGCAATACAGCGATACCCTGCGCCGGGGGCTCCTGGGGCACGCCAGCGTCCTCACCCTCACCTCGCACGCCACGCGCACCTCGGCGGTCGAGCGCGGCAAGTGGGTGATGGAGGTGCTGCTCAACTCACCGCCGCCGCCGCCGCCGCCGGGGGTCCCCGACCTCGAGGCGACGCCGGGGAACCAGGGGGCCCGCCTCCTCACCGTGCGCGAACGCATGGAGGAGCACCGGAAGAACCCCGCCTGCAGCTCCTGCCACAAGATGATGGACCCGATCGGGCTGGCGATGGAGCAGTTCGACGTCACCGGGCGCGTGCGCCTGCGCGACAACGGCATGCCGATCGACTCGCGCGGCGACCTGTGGGACGGCACGAAGGCGCAGAACCTCAACCAGCTGCAAGCGGCCCTCCTGCGCCGCGAGGAAACCCTCCTGCGCACCTTCACGCGCAACCTGATGGCGTACGCCGTCGGACGCCGCGTGGAAGCGTACGACATGCCGACCGTGCGCCAGATCGTGCGCGACGCGGCGGCGCAGGACCACAAGATGTCGGCCTACATTCTCGGCGTCGTGCGAAGCCCGGCCTTCCGCATGCAGCGCGTCGAGGATGCCGCGACCAAGGCGACCGACGCGCTGCAGGGCGCGCCGTCGTCGTCCCGCTGA
- a CDS encoding protein kinase: MGDTVLARRALAILDAALERPDAERASWLEHECDGDATLLREVQALLEATRRSDGILDADALAPDPGGLATALGSALAGSYAIAHEIGRGGMATVFKAHEHKHDRDVVIKVLDPSIAHLFGADRFLREVRIAATLAHPHIVPLIDSGDADGLLYYVMPWMEGETLRERLRRGRPSREEALSILCDVAGALAFAHDAGIVHRDLKPENVLLTAGHAYLLDFGIAKLLEQSPEALVITTPGLPLGTRRYMAPEQAVGAADVDARADIYAWGILGIELLTGVPLPTADAEGAAARLLATHPEFPTTLVALLQACVATAPDRRPATMTDVVEWLNAASIPRAHPAPREAPRPDRRTLAMVGTVAVALLLAVFAVWRRGDTSPPQVATAPGTIAEPVAVAVLRNETGDSTLDVMGRFAGDWVTEGLQRTGLVRVVPWSEARLASDRATAAGAPLVASLRDEVHAGTIVTGSIYRRRDSLHFHGALIDAGSGRQIASLPAVIVPFDSTEAGIAQLRDRVMGAVASMRDERVASLPGLSHSPPSFSAYQAYDIGSDHFVAQRYAESLASFRDAFARDTTFTLSLFMAARAAWNVGDYAVAESLVARARLQRRDLGTYHESSMRYLEALLAGDGEAARAAIQRAVAAAPNSRGGYDYAAALLNAGYARAARQVLTSMDPDRGELRGWSSYWTQRAHAAYMLGRHDEELAAAREMARRYPDRRVALVLEARALASMGDVARIDSVLAAWDSLPANVYWSQGAAMVVATEELPPRARSRRASPRQSRRRVALQPPRRDAHRSRAPLLARERLLRPGRLPGRAPLLRVAGEREPGPVALSRPRGARGRPSRRARQRAALARPGDAAPDRRVPRVSGAPRRHRRRHRAGGHPPHRGHQSRRRGILLAAGVRVPRPGPASGRPARTGAPARSLGATRSVSGAGSSPRRPYFFSANLASAASNALRASSSTATRCVSRVKASSVSPCSLSSRRRSVRSFSRSSACTSGFLLLGSASSAWTRSRRAAIAAWVLANVSIVAWAARLSPCCAETPAGVRLPNASEKTKSPTRRTSRMPGDVRVQGAQGPMPTNFGAVTHVVNQSSSHDAGSRASRASALARSRRPLV, encoded by the coding sequence ATGGGAGACACCGTGCTTGCTCGCCGTGCGCTCGCGATCCTCGATGCGGCGCTGGAGCGCCCCGATGCGGAGCGTGCATCGTGGCTCGAGCATGAGTGCGACGGCGACGCCACGCTGCTGCGCGAGGTGCAAGCCTTGCTCGAGGCCACGCGCCGTTCCGACGGTATCCTCGACGCCGATGCCTTGGCGCCCGACCCGGGAGGGCTCGCCACGGCGTTAGGCAGCGCGCTGGCCGGTTCGTATGCCATCGCCCACGAGATCGGGCGCGGCGGCATGGCGACGGTCTTCAAGGCGCACGAGCACAAGCACGACCGCGACGTCGTCATCAAGGTGCTCGATCCATCCATCGCCCACCTCTTCGGCGCCGATCGCTTCCTGCGCGAGGTGCGCATCGCCGCCACGCTCGCCCATCCGCACATCGTCCCGCTCATCGACTCCGGCGATGCGGACGGGCTGCTGTACTACGTGATGCCCTGGATGGAGGGCGAGACGCTGCGCGAGCGCCTGCGCCGAGGCCGCCCGTCGCGGGAAGAGGCGTTGTCGATCCTGTGTGACGTGGCCGGGGCGCTGGCGTTCGCGCACGACGCGGGGATCGTCCATCGCGACCTCAAGCCCGAAAACGTCCTGCTCACCGCCGGCCACGCGTACCTGCTCGACTTCGGGATCGCCAAGCTCCTCGAGCAGTCGCCCGAGGCGCTGGTGATCACCACGCCGGGATTGCCGTTAGGCACGCGCCGCTACATGGCCCCCGAGCAGGCGGTGGGGGCCGCCGACGTCGACGCGCGCGCCGACATCTATGCCTGGGGGATCCTCGGCATCGAACTCCTCACGGGCGTGCCGCTCCCTACCGCCGACGCCGAAGGAGCGGCCGCGCGCCTCCTGGCGACGCACCCGGAGTTTCCCACGACGCTCGTCGCCCTGCTGCAGGCGTGCGTGGCCACCGCTCCCGACCGGCGCCCGGCCACGATGACCGACGTGGTGGAGTGGCTCAACGCGGCATCGATCCCCCGCGCCCACCCTGCGCCGCGGGAGGCACCGCGGCCGGACCGCCGCACCCTCGCCATGGTCGGCACCGTCGCGGTGGCGTTGCTGCTGGCGGTGTTCGCCGTCTGGCGTCGCGGCGATACGTCGCCACCGCAGGTCGCCACTGCACCCGGGACGATCGCCGAACCCGTGGCGGTGGCCGTCCTGCGCAACGAGACGGGTGACAGCACGCTCGACGTCATGGGGCGCTTTGCCGGCGACTGGGTCACTGAAGGGTTGCAACGCACCGGGCTGGTGCGCGTCGTCCCGTGGTCCGAGGCGCGCCTCGCCTCCGATCGCGCGACGGCGGCCGGCGCTCCGCTCGTTGCATCGCTTCGCGATGAGGTCCACGCCGGGACGATCGTCACCGGGTCGATCTATCGGCGGCGCGATTCGCTCCACTTCCATGGGGCGCTCATCGATGCGGGCTCGGGGCGGCAGATCGCTTCGCTCCCCGCCGTCATCGTCCCCTTCGACAGCACCGAAGCCGGGATCGCGCAACTGCGGGACCGGGTCATGGGCGCCGTGGCCTCGATGCGCGACGAGCGCGTCGCGTCGCTCCCCGGCCTTTCCCACTCGCCCCCCTCCTTCTCGGCGTATCAGGCGTACGACATCGGCTCCGATCACTTCGTCGCGCAGCGCTACGCCGAGTCGCTCGCATCGTTCCGCGATGCCTTCGCACGCGACACGACGTTCACCCTGTCGCTGTTCATGGCGGCGCGCGCCGCCTGGAACGTCGGGGACTACGCTGTGGCCGAATCGCTCGTCGCGCGCGCCCGGCTGCAACGGCGCGATCTCGGGACGTACCACGAGTCGTCGATGCGCTACCTCGAGGCGCTGCTGGCCGGCGACGGCGAGGCGGCGCGTGCCGCGATCCAGCGGGCGGTGGCGGCGGCGCCCAATTCCCGCGGCGGCTACGACTACGCAGCGGCCCTGCTCAACGCCGGCTACGCGCGTGCCGCGCGCCAGGTGCTGACGTCGATGGACCCGGATCGCGGCGAACTACGCGGGTGGAGCTCATACTGGACGCAGCGGGCACACGCCGCCTACATGCTCGGGCGACACGACGAGGAACTCGCAGCGGCGCGCGAGATGGCGCGACGCTACCCCGATCGCCGAGTGGCACTCGTCCTCGAAGCGCGCGCCCTCGCCTCCATGGGCGACGTGGCCCGCATCGATTCGGTGCTCGCCGCGTGGGACTCCCTTCCGGCCAACGTTTATTGGTCGCAGGGGGCGGCGATGGTGGTCGCCACGGAGGAGCTGCCGCCGCGGGCGCGAAGCCGACGGGCGTCGCCTCGGCAATCGCGCCGTCGCGTGGCTCTCCAACCGCCTCGTCGCGATGCCCACCGATCGCGCGCACCGCTACTGGCTCGGGAGCGTCTTCTACGACCTGGGCGACTACCAGGCCGCGCGCCCCTACTTCGAGTCGCTGGCGAACGAGAACCCGGACCGGTTGCTCTATCGCGGCCTCGCGGCGCTCGTGGCCGCCCGTCGCGGCGAGCGCGACAGCGCGCAGCGCTGGCTCGGCCGGGCGACGCCGCGCCAGACCGGCGAGTACCTCGCGTATCAGGCGCGCCTCGCCGCCATCGCCGGCGACACCGAGCAGGCGGTCATCCACCTCACCGCGGCCATCAATCACGGCGTCGAGGGATACTCCTGGCTGCCGGGGTCCGCGTTCCGCGACCTGGCCCCGCTTCAGGCCGACCCGCGCGGACGGGCGCTCCTGCGCGGTCGTTAGGCGCCACGCGGTCGGTGTCAGGCGCCGGGTCGTCGCCCCGCCGCCCCTACTTCTTCTCGGCCAACCTGGCCAGCGCCGCCTCGAACGCCTTGCGAGCCTCGTCGTCGACCGCCACGCGATGCGTGAGCCGCGTGAAGGCGTCTTCGGTGAGCCCGTGTTCCTTGAGCAGTCGGAGGCGCTCGGTGCGCAGCTTCTCGCGCAGCTCGGCCTGCACTTCCGGCTTCTTGCTCTTGGGTTCCGCCAGCTCGGCTTGGACGCGGTCGCGCAGGGCGGCGATTGCGGCGTGGGTCCTTGCAAACGTTTCCATCGTCGCCTGGGCCGCCAGGCTGTCGCCCTGCTGCGCGGAAACCCCCGCGGGGGTGAGGCTCCCCAACGCCAGTGAGAAGACGAAGAGTCCAACGAGGCGAACCAGCCGCATGCCAGGAGACGTCAGGGTGCAGGGCGCACAGGGACCAATGCCGACCAACTTCGGCGCCGTCACCCACGTCGTCAACCAGTCGTCATCCCACGACGCGGGCAGCAGGGCATCTCGCGCATCGGCGCTCGCCCGGAGCCGTCGACCTTTGGTGTGA
- a CDS encoding sigma-70 family RNA polymerase sigma factor — MSQTETTEITRLLAAMRAGDAQAGERIFPMVYDELRRVAGRILSGERADHTLNPTDLVHEAWLRLGMSPGNESPVPAADRSHFVGITIRAMRQVLIDHARRRGAHKRGAGAVRVTLGDSVGAQQTSPEDLLALFDALERLGDVDARLRQVVEYRYFGGLTEDETADVLGITTRTVQRDWVKARAWLYRQLYAVQEA, encoded by the coding sequence ATGAGTCAGACCGAAACAACCGAGATCACGCGACTGCTGGCGGCCATGCGCGCCGGCGATGCGCAGGCGGGCGAGCGCATCTTCCCGATGGTGTACGATGAACTGCGCCGGGTGGCGGGGCGCATTCTCTCCGGCGAGCGCGCCGATCACACGCTCAACCCGACCGACCTGGTCCACGAGGCGTGGTTGCGCCTGGGGATGTCGCCGGGGAACGAGTCGCCGGTGCCGGCGGCCGATCGCTCGCACTTCGTTGGGATCACCATTCGGGCCATGCGCCAGGTGTTGATCGACCACGCGCGCCGGCGCGGGGCCCACAAGCGCGGTGCCGGTGCGGTGCGCGTGACGCTCGGCGACAGCGTGGGGGCGCAGCAGACGTCGCCCGAGGACCTGCTGGCGCTGTTTGATGCGCTGGAGCGGTTGGGTGATGTGGACGCGCGGCTCCGCCAGGTGGTGGAGTATCGCTATTTCGGCGGACTCACCGAGGACGAGACGGCCGACGTGCTCGGCATCACCACACGCACCGTGCAGCGTGACTGGGTGAAGGCACGTGCGTGGCTCTATCGCCAGCTGTACGCGGTGCAGGAGGCCTGA
- a CDS encoding tetratricopeptide repeat protein codes for MTPHSCKPSAPLQRHAARSAAVVVALSVLSVTAVCAQTTHVAHGEVARAAANEPGAVALLPRLGSWRRRIETRVPLAQRYFDQGLRLYYAFNHAEAVRAFREAQRLDPRCVMCVWGEALALGPNVNAPMDSAAEQQAIAATRRALALVKDVRVDDEDGRWVRALAARYVGSAATTRRGRDSAYAGAMARIADDNPNDPDALALAAEATMDLSPWRYWTREGRARPGTPTMLRWLERGMMTSPDHPGICHFYIHAVEAAQPERAVRCAERLAALMPGAGHLVHMPAHIYVRVGRWADAIESNRHAIHADDGYFDAPHTPDDAFYSAAYRSHNHHFLTFSATMAGASAIAFEASREVAKTVTADVVRGAPSLQPMLAIPVQTLVTFGRWDEVLRTPLPPATLRVALAHFWYARGVAFAATGRVAEARATIDSIRAVVATLEPGETRTALDIAAFSVEGEIALRAQEAGTAVRAFTKAAALEDGLSYMEPPTWYYPVRHSLGKALLAAGQPRDAERVYREDLRRFPENGWALRGLAVSLAAQGRGAEAEQVERRLAKAWRMADVSIASSRF; via the coding sequence ATGACGCCCCACTCCTGCAAACCCAGCGCCCCGCTTCAGCGCCACGCCGCACGCAGCGCCGCGGTTGTGGTCGCTTTGTCCGTGTTGTCCGTCACTGCCGTGTGTGCGCAAACGACACACGTCGCGCACGGCGAGGTCGCACGCGCCGCCGCGAATGAGCCCGGCGCCGTGGCACTCCTCCCCAGGCTCGGAAGCTGGCGACGCCGCATCGAGACGCGCGTGCCGCTCGCCCAGCGCTACTTCGACCAGGGACTCCGGCTGTACTACGCCTTCAATCACGCGGAAGCGGTCCGTGCGTTTCGCGAAGCGCAGCGCCTCGATCCCCGCTGTGTGATGTGCGTCTGGGGCGAGGCGCTCGCCCTCGGCCCCAACGTCAACGCACCGATGGACTCGGCGGCCGAGCAGCAGGCAATCGCCGCAACGCGGCGAGCGCTCGCGCTCGTGAAGGATGTGCGCGTGGACGATGAAGACGGGCGTTGGGTGCGCGCCCTCGCCGCCCGCTACGTGGGCAGTGCCGCGACGACACGGCGCGGTCGCGACTCGGCGTATGCGGGAGCCATGGCGCGGATCGCCGACGACAACCCTAACGATCCCGATGCGCTGGCGCTGGCCGCGGAGGCCACGATGGATCTCTCGCCCTGGCGCTATTGGACGCGCGAGGGGCGGGCGCGCCCCGGCACCCCCACCATGCTGCGCTGGCTCGAGCGCGGCATGATGACCTCTCCCGATCATCCGGGGATCTGTCACTTCTACATCCATGCGGTGGAAGCGGCGCAGCCCGAGCGCGCCGTGCGTTGTGCCGAGCGTCTGGCGGCGCTGATGCCCGGGGCGGGACACCTCGTGCACATGCCGGCGCACATCTACGTGCGTGTGGGGCGGTGGGCCGACGCCATCGAGAGCAACCGGCACGCGATCCACGCCGACGACGGCTACTTCGATGCCCCGCATACCCCCGACGACGCGTTCTACTCGGCCGCGTATCGCTCGCACAATCATCACTTTCTCACCTTCAGCGCGACGATGGCCGGGGCCAGTGCCATCGCCTTCGAGGCGAGCCGCGAGGTCGCGAAGACCGTCACCGCCGACGTCGTGCGCGGGGCGCCGTCGTTGCAGCCGATGCTCGCCATCCCGGTGCAGACGCTCGTGACCTTCGGCCGATGGGACGAAGTGCTGCGCACGCCGCTCCCTCCCGCGACGCTGCGCGTGGCCCTCGCGCACTTCTGGTATGCGCGCGGCGTGGCCTTCGCCGCCACCGGACGGGTTGCCGAGGCCAGGGCGACCATCGACTCGATCCGCGCCGTGGTGGCCACACTCGAACCGGGCGAGACACGTACGGCGCTCGACATCGCCGCCTTCTCGGTCGAAGGAGAGATCGCGCTGCGGGCGCAGGAAGCGGGGACGGCGGTACGAGCATTCACGAAGGCGGCGGCGCTGGAGGATGGACTGTCGTACATGGAACCGCCGACCTGGTACTACCCGGTGCGGCACTCGTTAGGAAAGGCACTGCTCGCCGCGGGACAGCCGCGCGATGCCGAACGGGTGTATCGCGAGGATCTGCGTCGTTTTCCGGAGAACGGGTGGGCGCTGCGCGGACTCGCGGTGTCGCTCGCGGCGCAGGGACGCGGCGCTGAGGCAGAGCAGGTGGAGCGACGCCTCGCCAAGGCGTGGCGAATGGCCGACGTGTCGATCGCGTCGTCGCGGTTCTGA
- a CDS encoding Ig-like domain-containing protein: MSTLARTSRFGAFVVAAVFLAACGNDSSAPVPPPSATLDVLVPAGDWYEGDVTTLRAVVRDARGVELPGAPIAWSVSHPTRAEIAPNGVTTFVSPGPVTITAKSGTLSASRVIDVRRLSVLSVTILPTPLAFAPGDVAVLGIRVRGEGGRDVTGRPVTLSSDDPSVAVIDASGRLRAVSVGTTTIRASAEGTEGTARVDVAGGQATLSLSRVDDGRLPLLVAGDTVSWNGAREYHEVLVEGGELRLSGGTTPRYAIDIRYAEYHVTGPAGGRTYTLRATWRERDFGVVQYDARGDLLMTSEFISPLHHTAEAVSGGVRVRFRIPGEDSYLNLLYRRD, encoded by the coding sequence ATGTCGACACTGGCCCGCACATCCCGGTTTGGCGCGTTCGTGGTAGCGGCGGTCTTCCTGGCCGCCTGCGGGAACGATTCGAGCGCCCCCGTGCCGCCTCCGTCCGCCACGCTCGACGTCCTCGTGCCAGCGGGCGACTGGTACGAGGGGGACGTGACGACGTTGCGCGCCGTCGTGCGCGATGCGCGCGGCGTCGAGCTGCCGGGCGCCCCGATCGCCTGGTCGGTGAGTCATCCGACGCGCGCCGAGATCGCGCCTAACGGTGTCACGACCTTCGTGTCGCCGGGACCGGTGACCATCACCGCCAAGTCGGGTACGCTGTCGGCGAGCCGCGTGATCGACGTGCGGCGCCTCTCGGTGCTGTCGGTGACGATCCTGCCCACGCCACTCGCCTTTGCGCCTGGCGATGTGGCAGTCCTGGGCATTCGCGTGCGGGGCGAAGGTGGCCGTGACGTGACGGGGCGGCCCGTGACCCTCTCGTCCGACGACCCCAGCGTGGCCGTTATCGACGCGTCGGGGCGCCTGCGTGCCGTCTCGGTGGGAACGACCACGATTCGCGCGTCTGCCGAGGGGACGGAGGGGACGGCGCGCGTCGACGTGGCCGGAGGGCAGGCCACGCTGTCGCTGTCACGCGTGGACGACGGGCGCCTGCCACTGCTGGTCGCCGGGGATACCGTCTCGTGGAACGGCGCGCGCGAGTACCATGAGGTCTTGGTCGAGGGGGGTGAACTGCGACTCAGCGGCGGCACGACGCCGCGCTACGCGATCGACATTCGCTACGCCGAGTACCATGTCACCGGACCGGCCGGTGGGCGCACCTACACGCTTCGCGCCACCTGGCGCGAGCGCGACTTCGGTGTCGTGCAGTACGATGCGCGCGGCGACCTGCTCATGACGTCGGAGTTCATCTCGCCGTTGCATCACACCGCGGAGGCGGTCTCCGGCGGCGTGCGGGTGCGCTTTCGCATCCCGGGCGAGGACTCGTACCTCAACCTGCTCTATCGTCGCGACTGA
- a CDS encoding PIG-L family deacetylase — MLARPVVARQLLAREPVGGHALARAVAAFLVGIAAAASTVAGAQEGAPRVPARTILAIGAHAGDMELTTGAVLAGARQRGDRVVLLHLTLGEGGNPALSPAAYGDQKRREALAVGAALGAEVRFAPYRDGELPDDDAARRYVADVIREVRPTHVFTHWKDGMHKDHIAASAIARDAVLLASLAGVVTDHPAWRGVRAVWYADNWEDAPGFAPFVYVAVGDAFETWRSAVVRYEFVGGRISSFPYLDYYTALATVRGAVAGKGRAVSFAIEPFGQRRVLDSIP; from the coding sequence ATGCTCGCTCGTCCGGTAGTGGCTCGCCAGCTCCTGGCTCGTGAGCCCGTGGGTGGCCACGCACTCGCTCGTGCGGTCGCCGCATTCCTCGTGGGGATCGCGGCCGCGGCATCAACCGTCGCGGGGGCACAGGAGGGCGCGCCACGCGTGCCGGCGCGCACCATCCTCGCCATCGGCGCCCACGCGGGCGACATGGAGCTCACCACCGGTGCCGTGCTCGCCGGCGCCAGGCAGCGCGGCGACCGTGTGGTGCTGCTCCATCTCACGTTAGGCGAAGGCGGGAACCCCGCGCTGTCGCCGGCCGCCTACGGCGACCAGAAGCGGCGCGAGGCGCTGGCCGTCGGTGCCGCGCTCGGCGCCGAGGTGCGCTTTGCACCCTATCGGGATGGCGAGCTGCCCGACGACGACGCCGCGCGCCGCTACGTGGCCGACGTCATCCGCGAGGTGCGCCCCACGCACGTCTTCACCCACTGGAAGGACGGAATGCACAAGGACCACATCGCGGCGAGCGCCATCGCGCGCGATGCGGTGCTGCTGGCCTCGCTCGCCGGCGTGGTCACCGACCATCCCGCGTGGCGCGGCGTGCGCGCGGTATGGTACGCCGATAACTGGGAGGATGCGCCCGGGTTCGCGCCGTTCGTCTACGTCGCGGTGGGCGACGCGTTCGAGACGTGGCGCTCGGCGGTGGTGCGGTACGAGTTCGTGGGCGGGCGGATTTCGTCGTTCCCGTATCTCGACTACTACACGGCGCTGGCGACGGTGCGCGGGGCGGTCGCCGGCAAGGGGCGCGCGGTCTCGTTCGCCATCGAACCGTTCGGGCAGCGTCGGGTGCTGGACTCGATCCCATGA